The proteins below are encoded in one region of Triticum aestivum cultivar Chinese Spring chromosome 1B, IWGSC CS RefSeq v2.1, whole genome shotgun sequence:
- the LOC123149086 gene encoding F-box protein At5g07610, with the protein MEKRKKAEEDEEQKQPPAAESPWGGDLLPEILREILSRVPYRSLCRFRCVSTAWLALCSDPAVRRRSPQTLSGFFCYSQHDVGGGQRRDALGFLNLSGWGRPLVDDPSLRFVRVRGYCDVTPLHCCGGILLCYCEKAAMSDDGNYVVCNPATKEVWAVLPVPRNKIMTRLNTARLCFDPAAPSRFVVFVFVQSFRGIQTVEAYASDTGRWTSMRSEWSPKTLLLGEDSECVFLNGTLHLVDADHSDADFDWEGNLIRWMVTVDMEGKTWRKIRLPDSIYNGFIGQSQGRLYATHVETEGRCRLSVWVLEDYASGQWTLKCTASILEMLGRPHHEPGEHYTLIAIHPECSLIFLVGAASREKTLMSYDMDTSKLSIICTLGDRQPRRFQPYVPCFAEKPR; encoded by the coding sequence atggagaagaggaagaaggcggaggaggacgaggagcagaAGCAGCCGCCGGCGGCGGAGAGCCCCTGGGGGGGCGACCTGCTCCCAGAGATCCTCCGGGAGATCCTGTCGCGGGTGCCGTACCGGTCGCTGTGCCGCTTCAGGTGCGTGTCCACCGCATGGCTGGCGCTCTGCTCCGACCCGGCCGTCCGCAGGAGGTCGCCGCAGACGCTCTCCGGCTTCTTCTGCTACTCCCAGCACGACGTCGGCGGCGGCCAGCGCCGCGACGCCCTCGGCTTCCTCAACCTGTCCGGGTGGGGCCGGCCGCTGGTCGACGACCCCTCCCTCCGCTTCGTGCGCGTGCGCGGCTACTGCGACGTCACGCCCCTGCACTGCTGCGGCGGCATCCTCCTCTGCTACTGCGAGAAGGCGGCCATGAGCGACGACGGCAACTACGTCGTGTGCAACCCCGCCACCAAGGAGGTCTGGGCCGTGCTGCCCGTGCCCCGAAACAAGATCATGACGCGCCTCAACACCGCCCGCCTCTGCTTCGACCCCGCCGCCCCCAGCCGATTCGTGGTGTTCGTGTTCGTGCAAAGCTTTCGTGGGATTCAGACCGTGGAGGCCTATGCCTCGGACACCGGGCGGTGGACCTCCATGCGGAGCGAGTGGAGCCCCAAGACCCTCCTCCTCGGCGAGGATTCAGAATGCGTCTTCTTGAACGGCACTTTGCATCTGGTCGACGCCGACCATTCTGATGCCGATTTTGACTGGGAGGGGAACCTGATTCGCTGGATGGTGACTGTGGACATGGAGGGTAAAACATGGAGGAAGATCCGGTTGCCGGATTCCATCTATAATGGTTTCATCGGGCAGTCGCAAGGACGCCTATACGCAACGCATGTTGAAACTGAAGGTAGATGCCGGCTATCCGTTTGGGTTCTTGAGGATTATGCCAGCGGACAATGGACCCTCAAGTGTACCGCCAGCATTTTAGAAATGCTAGGAAGGCCTCACCATGAGCCCGGCGAACACTACACGCTGATCGCGATCCATCCAGAGTGCAGTTTGATCTTCCTAGTAGGCGCAGCGAGCCGTGAAAAAACACTCATGTCGTACGATATGGATACCAGTAAACTGAGTATTATCTGCACTCTCGGAGACCGCCAGCCACGAAGATTTCAGCCATACGTTCCCTGTTTTGCGGAGAAGCCTCGGTAA